In Nicotiana tabacum cultivar K326 chromosome 2, ASM71507v2, whole genome shotgun sequence, the following proteins share a genomic window:
- the LOC107813904 gene encoding uncharacterized protein LOC107813904 — translation MFDIFFGWRKASKCKNLIKRVECRLKLLKNKRSCIIRQLRDDLSELLRNGHYEIVTERVEQLFMDEKMVAVYDLLENYCEFIIHNLPYIRRHKDCPNDINEAVASLIFASARLGDLPELVMIRKLFGERYGQRFETSALQLLPGNLVSHQIKDNLCTNCVSDEEKYRLVDEIARICFQQGPLLLEYRRESQEELVNGTSNAAADYKENGLMRLKDPNIIETEAKIVNADYSSKRRNVIEDPSVSRQELLPTASSTCFSTTNTYKDSVHHKRVLHSAQPCYLSQSPFSSPERFIGRDMGKINGFAVDKNIERRDAESTTEDSAESPQQMIYLDDIQEFESVVSKDARFQDQRLFMFKAPFAPLRLKIDTRSNFEGIKKNIQLQNAKERSRNSRKNNKISGKRMRRRSLSIEKSFVSDTDSTMYYGDLRESSPDSKPKRQNRRRNSRKSTSVEENQKSYYTFAHDSQDQPCYVKFRSTLTFVNSRCNGPMENYCSLEHPCYYWIADERDNGEFPFRVPRRRAKAAKDFSKHSLKERKNGFYQCQCSCSQDQHIIAKTSQDVGLMRDHFVKPDTEEVWKSQETCSSIMSSVSRVTDQRARKENQNPYLRAMTMPPERPKDSNIDNFIRSNSFPVQELGNGLSENSHVHPKLPDYDEIAAKFMALKKEKLQNKC, via the exons ATGTTTGATATATTCTTTGGGTGGAGAAAAGCTTCTAAATG taagaatttaattaaaagagttGAGTGCCGGCTTAAGCTGCTGAAGAACAAGAGAAGTTGCATTATCAGGCAGCTGAGGGATGATTTATCTGAGCTACTTAGAAATGGGCATTACGAAATTGTTACTGAGAGA GTTGAACAGCTATTTATGGATGAAAAAATGGTGGCAGTGTATGACTTATTGGAGAATTACTGTGAATTTATAATCCATAACCTTCCGTATATTCGCAGACACAA GGACTGTCCCAATGACATAAATGAAGCAGTGGCAAGTCTAATATTTGCATCTGCAAGACTCGGTGATTTGCCCGAGCTTGTGATGATTCGGAAGCTCTTTGGCGAACGTTATGGCCAGAGATTTGAAACATCTGCCCTTCAATTACTCCCTGGGAATCTTGTCAGCCATCAG ATAAAGGATAATTTATGCACAAATTGTGTATCAGATGAAGAGAAATACAGATTGGTGGATGAAATAGCAAGGATTTGCTTCCAACAAGGACCTTTGCTTCTTGAATACAGACGTGAATCACAAGAAGAGCTG GTAAACGGAACAAGTAATGCAGCAGCTGATTACAAGGAAAATGGACTAATGAGATTAAAGGATCCCAACATTATAGAGACAGAAGCAAAGATAGTAAATGCTGATTATTCATCTAAGAGGAGGAATGTAATTGAAGATCCTTCCGTTTCTCGCCAAGAACTGCTTCCTACTGCAAGTTCAACATGCTTTTCAACAACTAACACTTATAAAGATTCAGTGCACCACAAAAGAGTTCTACATTCTGCTCAGCCATGTTATTTGTCCCAATCCCCATTTTCAAGTCCTGAACGCTTTATAGGAAGGGATATGGGGAAAATTAATGGCTTTGCTGTGGATAAAAACATAGAAAGAAGAGATGCAGAATCAACTACAGAAGATTCAGCTGAATCGCCACAGCAGATGATATACCTAGATGACATTCAGGAGTTTGAGTCTGTTGTGAGCAAAGATGCGAGATTCCAGGATCAGAGGCTATTCATGTTCAAAGCCCCTTTTGCTCCCTTGAGACTAAAGATAGATACTAGAAGCAATTTTGAAGGTATTAAGAAAAATATTCAGTTGCAGAATGCAAAGGAACGATCAAGAAACTCGAGGAAGAACAACAAGATATCTGGAAAAAGAATGAGAAGGAGATCACTTTCCATTGAGAAGAGCTTTGTGTCAGACACTGATAGTACAATGTACTACGGTGACTTACGTGAGAGTTCTCCAGATAGCAAACCTAAACGCCAAAACAGGCGAAGAAATTCCAGGAAGAGTACCTCTGTTGAGGAAAATCAGAAGTCCTATTATACATTTGCACATGACAGCCAAGATCAACCTTGCTATGTCAAATTCAGAAGCACATTGACATTTGTCAATTCGAGATGCAATGGGCCAATGGAAAATTACTGCAGTTTGGAGCATCCATGTTATTACTGGATTGCTGATGAAAGAGATAACGGGGAATTTCCTTTTCGCGTGCCAAGGAGAAGAGCCAAAGCTGCAAAGGATTTTAGTAAACATAGTCTTAAGGAAAGGAAAAACGGATTTTATCAATGCCAATGTTCCTGCAGCCAAGACCAACATATCATTGCAAAAACTAGTCAAGATGTTGGACTAATGAGGGATCATTTTGTAAAACCTGATACTGAGGAAGTATGGAAAAGCCAAGAAACTTGTTCTTCAATTATGTCCTCTGTATCAAGAGTGACAGATCAAAgggcaagaaaagaaaatcaaaatcctTATTTGAGGGCAATGACTATGCCTCCTGAAAGGCCTAAAGATAGCAACATAGATAACTTTATACGGTCAAACTCCTTCCCAGTTCAAGAGCTTGGAAATGGATTATCTGAAAATAGCCATGTCCATCCTAAGCTACCAGACTATGACGAAATAGCAGCTAAATTCATGGCTCTCAAGAAAGAGAAACTGCAAAACAAATGCTAG